The following proteins are co-located in the Pomacea canaliculata isolate SZHN2017 linkage group LG8, ASM307304v1, whole genome shotgun sequence genome:
- the LOC112571082 gene encoding LOW QUALITY PROTEIN: ATP-binding cassette sub-family G member 8-like (The sequence of the model RefSeq protein was modified relative to this genomic sequence to represent the inferred CDS: inserted 1 base in 1 codon), with amino-acid sequence MAASGEPHQQVHNTLSLKSGHIAVHPEPKHPIKEPHQAIDVHVEKLSYQVPRHPATWWQHKLGIHSLLPTRCVDGCRVVLDNVTFTVRSGQMLAILGSSGSGKTSLLDVMACRNKTGEVTGEVLLNGVPRTSAMLNACAAYVRQDDRLMATLTVRETLMFVAQLKLPKTFSKEETKARVDSVISELGLVEAADTRVGSAEVRGVSGGERRRVSIGIQMLIDPSLLFLDEPTSGXDSFTASHLVTTLSHLARNRRTVLMSIHQPRSNIFELFDLVMLLSGGRMVYFGKASNMVSYFTRLNYPCPELTNPCDYYVDLTTIDPTSDETERTSKDVVRHFQQAFHLDDPSEVAVNSGNDVSSSSLKIKASIAQAHDVEAAMSQDHFPGLQRQFSVLFRRWMLSEIEDYPLLAIRCAQALAMSVMLGVVYWQMHPDQKTIRDHFGLLYMISVMYPYLIIIDIIESCFKERRLLYFESQDNLYSIEAYYFAKIASDLPFHSLYVTLYILPVYLMANMPLDPAVFFQVFAMVYLSVLCSRGLAMMSASLLPTFQASAFFAQTFFSLFIMSAGFFINLENILSEFKWISVISYLRWGFQGLCMAEIRPLNFTCEGEAMPGTCVHDGGTALEMYSFGDGSTWQALTALGASLVVFLGIKFVALKLVPQTPEEHS; translated from the exons ATGGCTGCGTCGGGTGAGCCCCACCAGCAAGTGCACAACACCTTGTCGCTCAAATCCGGTCACATAGCTGTGCACCCAGAGCCGAAACACCCCATAAAA GAGCCCCATCAGGCAATAGATGTACATGTCGAGAAGCTGTCTTACCAAGTTCCCAGACATCCCGCCACCTGGTGGCAACATAAGCTGGGCATCCACTCACTGCTTCCCACCAGGTGTGTGGACGGATGCCGCGTGGTACTGGACAATGTCACCTTTACTGTCCGCAGCGGCCAGATGCTGGCCATCCTGGGTAGTTCTG GAAGCGGAAAGACGTCACTGCTCGACGTGATGGCATGCCGGAACAAGACAGGGGAAGTAACCGGCGAAGTGTTGCTGAATGGCGTCCCCCGCACATCCGCCATGCTCAACGCCTGCGCTGCCTACGTCCGGCAAGATGACCGGCTGATGGCCACGCTGACCGTCAGGGAGACGCTGATGTTCGTCGCTCAGCTCAAACTGCCGAAAACATTTAGCAAGGAGGAAACCAAAGCGAGG GTGGACAGCGTCATCTCAGAGCTGGGGCTCGTGGAGGCGGCGGACACTCGGGTGGGCAGCGCAGAGGTCCGCGGTGTCTCAGGCGGTGAACGTCGACGTGTGAGCATTGGGATACAGATGCTCATCGACCCCA GTTTGCTGTTTCTGGATGAACCCACATCCG TTGATTCCTTCACAGCCAGTCACCTGGTCACCACTTTGTCACACCTTGCTCGCAACAGACGGACAGTCCTCATGTCCATTCACCAGCCCAG GTCAAATATTTTTGAGCTGTTCGACCTGGTGATGCTGCTGTCCGGAGGTCGCATGGTGTACTTTGGCAAAGCCAGCAACATGGTCTCCTACTTCACCCGCCTCAACTACCCGTGTCCGGAACTCACTAACCCCTGTGATTACTACG TGGACCTCACAACAATAGACCCGACCTCTGACGAAACCGAGCGAACCTCCAAAGATGTTGTGAGGCATTTTCAGCAAGCCTTCCATCTAGACGACCCCAGCGAGGTGGCGGTaaacagcggaaatgacgtcagctCCTCTTCCCTCAAGATCAAGGCCAGCATAGCTCAAGCCCACGACGTGGAGGCCGCCATGTCTCAGGACCATTTCCCTGGACTTCAACGGCAGTTTAGTGTCTTATTCAG GCGGTGGATGTTATCGGAAATCGAAGACTACCCTCTCCTGGCCATTCGTTGTGCGCAAGCTCTCGCCATGTCCGTCATGCTCGGGGTGGTGTACTGGCAGATGCACCCGGACCAAAAGACGATTCGAGACCACTTTGGGCTGCTGTACATGATATCCGTCATGTACCCGTATCTAATCATCATAGACATCATCGAATCAT GTTTCAAAGAGAGACGGCTTCTGTACTTCGAAAGCCAAGATAATCTGTACAGCATTGAGGCCTATTACTTTGCCAAG ATTGCCAGTGACTTGCCTTTTCACTCCTTGTATGTCACACTTTACATCCTGCCAGTCTATCTCATGGCCAACATGCCTCTGGACCCAGCGGTCTTCTTCCAA gtaTTTGCCATGGTTTACCTGTCGGTGCTGTGCAGTCGTGGCCTGGCCATGATGTCCGCTTCCCTGTTGCCAACTTTTCAGGCTTCGGCATTTTTCGCCCAGACCTTCTTCTCCCTCTTCATCATGTCAGCTGGTTTCTTCATCAACCTCGAGAATATCTTGTCAG AATTCAAGTGGATATCGGTCATTTCTTATCTGCGATGGGGCTTTCAAGGGCTGTGCATGGCGGAGATTCGACCTTTGAACTTTACCTGCGAGGGCGAGGCCATGCCTGGCACCTGCGTGCACGACGGTGGCACTGCCCTCGAGATGTACTCCTTTGGGGATGGCAGCACGTGGCAGGCACTGACGGCGCTGGGTGCTAGTCTCGTGGTCTTCCTGGGCATAAAGTTTGTCGCCCTCAAGCTCGTCCCGCAGACACCCGAGGAACACAGTTAA